The genomic region AATTAGAATTCTTTCCTTTTTTGGAAGGCATTTTCATGTAATTATAATATATCTTTTTGTAAGAAAAATAAGAATTTATATGGTTATTAGTATATTTGTATAAAATTCAGTGAAGGTTTTAATTAGTGGCATAAATTTTTAGCTCTAATTTTGTTTACTTCCAACATGGAGGCGTAATAAATTACTTACTCAATGAAAAGTTGATTAGATCTTTAAGCAATATTCTATATTACAAGTACTTTTGATGTATTTTCCTGGAATTTCAGTATCACAGTGAAAATTCCTTGCTTGAGATTGGAATCATTGTTAAAAAGATAGCTTCTTATGTCATAGGCTTTTCACTTCGTATGTGATTATTTTAGAAAAGAAATTCCTTCACTTGCATTGATGCTTCGTTAGTATGGTGGAACTCTAAGAAATAATTGTGTCTTGCCGGAGAAACAGAGCACGACGACAAGAAAACAAAAATTAACCCGAATACCGGCGGAAAAATGAAAGATTAGAGTAAACACAAATACTATGCAAATCCCCTTGCTCTGAGGTTTTATGAGCCTTGATTCGATTGCATAAGGTAATTTAGCAGTGTTCTATGATGAAGAATACAAATAATCTACGATAGAACACTGCGGTTCTCTAGCTGATATCAAGTGTAGACCTAGACTGTAGTAGTACTTTTATCCTTATCTAAGCAGGTTTATTTAGTTTGATACGTAGAATTACAAAAAAGAAAACTTTACTGCGTATTCCAAGACAGCATATATGATTCCGGGAATGGGCCGGATTTATAATCAATATTGCCTTTTGGTTCAACATTCTTCTGAAGAAATACTTGCCGTACCATTTCAGGAATCATAACCATGCCGACATAACGTCCCAAGCATTCATGATCGCCGAATCCAAAATGAAAATAATTATACCAGTTACGTTGCGGTATAAATTCTTCCGGTGACTCGAAGGCTCGTTCATCGAATGTGGCGGATAATGTTACCGGTAACACATAAGTACCTGCCCGCAATATTGTTTCATGATCGGTGCCTTTTGCCGCAGTATAGTCGCTTACGGTCGTCCGGAATAAATAGGGTGTAATTGGAACAAAACGTAAGGCTTCCCAGACAATGCCATCGAATTCAGTAGGATCATCTTTCTGTGCAACAGCTTTTGCCTTCTCCATCCACTCCGAATGTTGAAACAGGTATTGCAGAACCTGAGCCACGGCTTGAGCGGTCGTCTCAATGGCGCCAATCAGCAATCCACCTGCATTGATACCTAAGCGCTTAATGTCGAAATCCAGTTCTTTCGCAAAACTGGTGCGCAACATTCGAGTAACAATATCATCTTGCAATCTAACGATAGTGGAAAATGTTAATTTTTCAATTTTTACCGCGAGAAGGCGCTTTGCAATCAACATAGTGATATAGTCGCTCAGCTTTTTGGAAGTCTCGTTATGGCGATCAATAATGCGCTGCGACAATTCCGGAGGAACCAGATCGAAAGGCTGGTTATGAAAAGTATCATATTGATTCCAGTAGGACCATTCAATCAGATCTTCTCTTTTGGCCCCGGTCAGTCCAAAATATTTTTGCACCAATGTGGCCGGGACCATGCGGCAGAAACTATTGACCACTTCAATCTGGCCATTAGCATTACTTAGAATCCCTTTGGCAATATCCGCAATCATATTACGTACACGCGGCAAATCGTCACGGTTCAGCATAAATTGCATCAATGATTTTTCCCGCGTATGCAGTGCGTCATCATCATGCGCCATCAGATAATTATCCATTTTCGGAACATACGGCTTGACAGTAAAAACCTTGTACATTGTCAGTATTTCTCTAACATCATCAAACCGGGTTACCAGCGTACAGTCGGGTGTTACCAGAATGGGACGCTTAGCGCGCAATTCCTTAAAAAAAGGTAAAGGCTCAGTATCCATCCAGCGTCGAACCAAAGGGAATTTCTCTACATCGGCGGTGGCATCGTAGCGTTCTAGATAATTTGTACTCATTTCATCACTCCCTGTCCATTAATAAATGATAGCTGAAGATTCTAATTACAGAGTTTTGAGATATTCAAGCAGATCCAACCGTTCCTCTTTATTGAGTTTCGGCAGAATCTTACCGTCAGACTGAGCCGTTCCGCCGGATGAATACTCGTGACCAGCATTACTATTACCCTTTAAACTGGTATTAAAGGTAAAACCTTCGTATCCTTCACTTTTAAGGCCAACTTTTTCAGGATCGAATTCACGCGATCCTACTTGGAACTGGTCAGGACGATATTCATCGTCTTCTGGATCGCCCTCGCGTTTTTTGGGCAGTAATAAATCGTAGAGGGTTGGTACTGACCCATTGTGCAAATAAGGTGCTGTTGCCCAAATGCCATTTAATGATCTCGCCTTATAGGCGTTTAATGAAGCAAACGGATCAACGGTGGTATCCGGATCATAATTGCCGTGCTTAAGCGAAGGGTTAATTTTATTGCGAACAAATGCTGTGGCGATATCTACAAGC from Nitrosomonas ureae harbors:
- a CDS encoding cytochrome P450; its protein translation is MSTNYLERYDATADVEKFPLVRRWMDTEPLPFFKELRAKRPILVTPDCTLVTRFDDVREILTMYKVFTVKPYVPKMDNYLMAHDDDALHTREKSLMQFMLNRDDLPRVRNMIADIAKGILSNANGQIEVVNSFCRMVPATLVQKYFGLTGAKREDLIEWSYWNQYDTFHNQPFDLVPPELSQRIIDRHNETSKKLSDYITMLIAKRLLAVKIEKLTFSTIVRLQDDIVTRMLRTSFAKELDFDIKRLGINAGGLLIGAIETTAQAVAQVLQYLFQHSEWMEKAKAVAQKDDPTEFDGIVWEALRFVPITPYLFRTTVSDYTAAKGTDHETILRAGTYVLPVTLSATFDERAFESPEEFIPQRNWYNYFHFGFGDHECLGRYVGMVMIPEMVRQVFLQKNVEPKGNIDYKSGPFPESYMLSWNTQ